A genomic stretch from Falco cherrug isolate bFalChe1 chromosome 1, bFalChe1.pri, whole genome shotgun sequence includes:
- the TMEM156 gene encoding transmembrane protein 156 isoform X1, translating into MCLLLRKSEVFKLVLGIITMFILCLPEFFKIHEANTVIVSCMDTCSSHNTTFPLCTFNNSCKRAVQHRRENQTVLLKAIVNHSSFHDLPCVCQSSRREQQSHTKHTNCESKRDANVDHQGSGSVARKTKGLLEVKREDVIYSYKYFNFTTVSEKEEVEHNTYYLLEMHINNSVVGGRNAAEEHLNHSCLLAMMEDQNDCINISLQLKSYVEYPMCMAKIIWLTMIAIVFVFTISIVIYKIVQENEQNYCKHRVAAAVSTILRRKSFGYAGRTISTTKIHPFPVKTSKQQIPLTAQTTEKLPIIPEQEHCHVGASTIEVADVAV; encoded by the exons ATGTgcttgcttttaagaaaatcaGAAGTCTTCAAATTAGTACTAGGAATAATTACcatgtttattttatgtttacCTGAATTTTTCAAGATCCATGAAG ctAACACTGTAATTGTGTCATGCATGGATACCTGTTCATCACATAACACCACTTTTCCACTTTGTACTTTTAACAATTCTTGCAAAAGAGCAGTGCAACATAGAAGAGAAAACCAGACTGTTTTACTGAAGGCCATTGTAAATCATTCCAGTTTCCATGATCTTCCATGTGTTTGCCAGTCCTCCAGGAGGGAACAGCAGTCCCATACTAAACACACCAACTGTGAATCCAAGAGAGATGCGAATGTTGATCATCAAGGATCAGGGTCAGTAGCTAGAAAAA caaaaggctTACTTGAAGTGAAAAGAGAAGATGTTATTTAttcttataaatattttaatttcactaCGGTTTCTGAGAAAGAAGAAGTAGAGCATAATACTTACTACCTGCTGGAAATGCACATCAACAATTCTGTAGTTGGaggaagaaatgcagctgaagaacACCTAAATCATTCCTGTCTACTGGCCATGATGGAAGACCAAAATGACTGTATAAATATTTCACTGCAGCTGAAGTCCTATGTAGAAT ATCCAATGTGTATGGCGAAGATCATTTGGCTGACTATGATTGCAATAGTTTTTGTGTTTACTATTTCAATTGTCATCTACAAAATAGTccaagaaaatgaacaaaact atTGTAAACACAgagtagcagcagcagtttctacTATTCTAAGAAGAAAGAGTTTCGGATATGCAGGAAGAACCATATCTACTACTAAAATTCATCCTTTTCCTG TGAAAACCAGCAAACAGCAGATTCCACTTACTGCACAGACCACAGAGAAACTGCCCATAATTCCTGAACAAGAGCATTGTCACGTGGGTGCATCAACCATAGAAG ttgcaGATGTTGCCGTGTGA
- the TMEM156 gene encoding transmembrane protein 156 isoform X2: MCLLLRKSEVFKLVLGIITMFILCLPEFFKIHEANTVIVSCMDTCSSHNTTFPLCTFNNSCKRAVQHRRENQTVLLKAIVNHSSFHDLPCVCQSSRREQQSHTKHTNCESKRDANVDHQGSGSVARKTKGLLEVKREDVIYSYKYFNFTTVSEKEEVEHNTYYLLEMHINNSVVGGRNAAEEHLNHSCLLAMMEDQNDCINISLQLKSYVEYPMCMAKIIWLTMIAIVFVFTISIVIYKIVQENEQNYCKHRVAAAVSTILRRKSFGYAGRTISTTKIHPFPEKSE, translated from the exons ATGTgcttgcttttaagaaaatcaGAAGTCTTCAAATTAGTACTAGGAATAATTACcatgtttattttatgtttacCTGAATTTTTCAAGATCCATGAAG ctAACACTGTAATTGTGTCATGCATGGATACCTGTTCATCACATAACACCACTTTTCCACTTTGTACTTTTAACAATTCTTGCAAAAGAGCAGTGCAACATAGAAGAGAAAACCAGACTGTTTTACTGAAGGCCATTGTAAATCATTCCAGTTTCCATGATCTTCCATGTGTTTGCCAGTCCTCCAGGAGGGAACAGCAGTCCCATACTAAACACACCAACTGTGAATCCAAGAGAGATGCGAATGTTGATCATCAAGGATCAGGGTCAGTAGCTAGAAAAA caaaaggctTACTTGAAGTGAAAAGAGAAGATGTTATTTAttcttataaatattttaatttcactaCGGTTTCTGAGAAAGAAGAAGTAGAGCATAATACTTACTACCTGCTGGAAATGCACATCAACAATTCTGTAGTTGGaggaagaaatgcagctgaagaacACCTAAATCATTCCTGTCTACTGGCCATGATGGAAGACCAAAATGACTGTATAAATATTTCACTGCAGCTGAAGTCCTATGTAGAAT ATCCAATGTGTATGGCGAAGATCATTTGGCTGACTATGATTGCAATAGTTTTTGTGTTTACTATTTCAATTGTCATCTACAAAATAGTccaagaaaatgaacaaaact atTGTAAACACAgagtagcagcagcagtttctacTATTCTAAGAAGAAAGAGTTTCGGATATGCAGGAAGAACCATATCTACTACTAAAATTCATCCTTTTCCTG AAAAGAGTGAATAG
- the TMEM156 gene encoding transmembrane protein 156 isoform X5, whose amino-acid sequence MCLLLRKSEVFKLVLGIITMFILCLPEFFKIHEVSMIFHVFASPPGGNSSPILNTPTVNPREMRMLIIKDQAKGLLEVKREDVIYSYKYFNFTTVSEKEEVEHNTYYLLEMHINNSVVGGRNAAEEHLNHSCLLAMMEDQNDCINISLQLKSYVEYPMCMAKIIWLTMIAIVFVFTISIVIYKIVQENEQNYCKHRVAAAVSTILRRKSFGYAGRTISTTKIHPFPVKTSKQQIPLTAQTTEKLPIIPEQEHCHVGASTIEVADVAV is encoded by the exons ATGTgcttgcttttaagaaaatcaGAAGTCTTCAAATTAGTACTAGGAATAATTACcatgtttattttatgtttacCTGAATTTTTCAAGATCCATGAAG TTTCCATGATCTTCCATGTGTTTGCCAGTCCTCCAGGAGGGAACAGCAGTCCCATACTAAACACACCAACTGTGAATCCAAGAGAGATGCGAATGTTGATCATCAAGGATCAGG caaaaggctTACTTGAAGTGAAAAGAGAAGATGTTATTTAttcttataaatattttaatttcactaCGGTTTCTGAGAAAGAAGAAGTAGAGCATAATACTTACTACCTGCTGGAAATGCACATCAACAATTCTGTAGTTGGaggaagaaatgcagctgaagaacACCTAAATCATTCCTGTCTACTGGCCATGATGGAAGACCAAAATGACTGTATAAATATTTCACTGCAGCTGAAGTCCTATGTAGAAT ATCCAATGTGTATGGCGAAGATCATTTGGCTGACTATGATTGCAATAGTTTTTGTGTTTACTATTTCAATTGTCATCTACAAAATAGTccaagaaaatgaacaaaact atTGTAAACACAgagtagcagcagcagtttctacTATTCTAAGAAGAAAGAGTTTCGGATATGCAGGAAGAACCATATCTACTACTAAAATTCATCCTTTTCCTG TGAAAACCAGCAAACAGCAGATTCCACTTACTGCACAGACCACAGAGAAACTGCCCATAATTCCTGAACAAGAGCATTGTCACGTGGGTGCATCAACCATAGAAG ttgcaGATGTTGCCGTGTGA
- the TMEM156 gene encoding transmembrane protein 156 isoform X3 yields the protein MDTCSSHNTTFPLCTFNNSCKRAVQHRRENQTVLLKAIVNHSSFHDLPCVCQSSRREQQSHTKHTNCESKRDANVDHQGSGSVARKTKGLLEVKREDVIYSYKYFNFTTVSEKEEVEHNTYYLLEMHINNSVVGGRNAAEEHLNHSCLLAMMEDQNDCINISLQLKSYVEYPMCMAKIIWLTMIAIVFVFTISIVIYKIVQENEQNYCKHRVAAAVSTILRRKSFGYAGRTISTTKIHPFPVKTSKQQIPLTAQTTEKLPIIPEQEHCHVGASTIEVADVAV from the exons ATGGATACCTGTTCATCACATAACACCACTTTTCCACTTTGTACTTTTAACAATTCTTGCAAAAGAGCAGTGCAACATAGAAGAGAAAACCAGACTGTTTTACTGAAGGCCATTGTAAATCATTCCAGTTTCCATGATCTTCCATGTGTTTGCCAGTCCTCCAGGAGGGAACAGCAGTCCCATACTAAACACACCAACTGTGAATCCAAGAGAGATGCGAATGTTGATCATCAAGGATCAGGGTCAGTAGCTAGAAAAA caaaaggctTACTTGAAGTGAAAAGAGAAGATGTTATTTAttcttataaatattttaatttcactaCGGTTTCTGAGAAAGAAGAAGTAGAGCATAATACTTACTACCTGCTGGAAATGCACATCAACAATTCTGTAGTTGGaggaagaaatgcagctgaagaacACCTAAATCATTCCTGTCTACTGGCCATGATGGAAGACCAAAATGACTGTATAAATATTTCACTGCAGCTGAAGTCCTATGTAGAAT ATCCAATGTGTATGGCGAAGATCATTTGGCTGACTATGATTGCAATAGTTTTTGTGTTTACTATTTCAATTGTCATCTACAAAATAGTccaagaaaatgaacaaaact atTGTAAACACAgagtagcagcagcagtttctacTATTCTAAGAAGAAAGAGTTTCGGATATGCAGGAAGAACCATATCTACTACTAAAATTCATCCTTTTCCTG TGAAAACCAGCAAACAGCAGATTCCACTTACTGCACAGACCACAGAGAAACTGCCCATAATTCCTGAACAAGAGCATTGTCACGTGGGTGCATCAACCATAGAAG ttgcaGATGTTGCCGTGTGA
- the TMEM156 gene encoding transmembrane protein 156 isoform X4 encodes MCLLLRKSEVFKLVLGIITMFILCLPEFFKIHEANTVIVSCMDTCSSHNTTFPLCTFNNSCKRAVQHRRENQTVLLKAIVNHSSFHDLPCVCQSSRREQQSHTKHTNCESKRDANVDHQGSGSVARKTKGLLEVKREDVIYSYKYFNFTTVSEKEEVEHNTYYLLEMHINNSVVGGRNAAEEHLNHSCLLAMMEDQNDCINISLQLKSYVEYPMCMAKIIWLTMIAIVFVFTISIVIYKIVQENEQNCFSELSWTQAARKNALLMLLITELLLEYIFC; translated from the exons ATGTgcttgcttttaagaaaatcaGAAGTCTTCAAATTAGTACTAGGAATAATTACcatgtttattttatgtttacCTGAATTTTTCAAGATCCATGAAG ctAACACTGTAATTGTGTCATGCATGGATACCTGTTCATCACATAACACCACTTTTCCACTTTGTACTTTTAACAATTCTTGCAAAAGAGCAGTGCAACATAGAAGAGAAAACCAGACTGTTTTACTGAAGGCCATTGTAAATCATTCCAGTTTCCATGATCTTCCATGTGTTTGCCAGTCCTCCAGGAGGGAACAGCAGTCCCATACTAAACACACCAACTGTGAATCCAAGAGAGATGCGAATGTTGATCATCAAGGATCAGGGTCAGTAGCTAGAAAAA caaaaggctTACTTGAAGTGAAAAGAGAAGATGTTATTTAttcttataaatattttaatttcactaCGGTTTCTGAGAAAGAAGAAGTAGAGCATAATACTTACTACCTGCTGGAAATGCACATCAACAATTCTGTAGTTGGaggaagaaatgcagctgaagaacACCTAAATCATTCCTGTCTACTGGCCATGATGGAAGACCAAAATGACTGTATAAATATTTCACTGCAGCTGAAGTCCTATGTAGAAT ATCCAATGTGTATGGCGAAGATCATTTGGCTGACTATGATTGCAATAGTTTTTGTGTTTACTATTTCAATTGTCATCTACAAAATAGTccaagaaaatgaacaaaact GTTTTTCAGAATTGTCATGGACacaagcagcaaggaaaaatgCCCTTTTGATGCTTCTAATTACTGAGTTGCTTCTagaatacattttctgttaa